In one Vigna radiata var. radiata cultivar VC1973A unplaced genomic scaffold, Vradiata_ver6 scaffold_111, whole genome shotgun sequence genomic region, the following are encoded:
- the LOC106754534 gene encoding uncharacterized protein At2g37660, chloroplastic-like, whose protein sequence is MDQGWNGQAGEPHQQLILGQHVSALNEKINGLDETLERLIQISLYSIKESEVRNKRFEIQIRHSSEILNSRVNIEVNPMEERQQYHWLTGLGRKNQIDSAKVVGVKQIVFVGSMGGTDVNHPVNKMCKGNTLVCKRKAEQYLADSSIPYTSIRVSFENEEGGLQELITGKDDEILKIETKTIHRADVAEACIQVPVSNTLFLLQNKAKFKAFDLASKPEGAGSPTKDFRALFSLIITLF, encoded by the exons ATGGATCAAGGTTGGAATGGACAAGCAGGAGAACCACATCAACAATTAATATTAGGGCAACATGTATCTGCTTTGAATGAGAAAATCAACGGATTGGACGAGACATTGGAACGACTGATCCAAATTTCTCTCTACTCTATAAAAGAGAGTGAAGTAAGAAATAAAAGGTTTGAGATACAAATTCGTCATTCCAGTGAAATATTGAATTCTAGGGTTAATATTGAGGTTAACCCCATGGAAGAGAGGCAACAATATCACTG GTTGACTGGATTGGGCAGAAAAAATCAAATAGATT CGGCTAAGGTTGTTGGAGTTAAGCAGATTGTGTTTGTGGGATCTATGGGTGGAACTGATGTTAATCATCCTGTGAACAAAATGTGCAAAGGGAATACATTG GTTTGCAAAAGGAAGGCTGAGCAATATCTGGCTGATTCTAGCATCCCATATACAAGTATAAG AGTCAGTTTTGAAAACGAAGAAGGAGGTCTTCAAGAACTGATTACAGGGAAGGATGATGAGATTCTGAAGATTGAAACCAAAACCATACATAGAGCTGATGTTGCAGAAGCCTGCATTCAGGTACCAGTTTCAAACACACTCTTCCTACTTCAAAATA AGGCTAAATTCAAGGCATTTGACTTGGCATCTAAACCTGAGGGAGCTGGTTCACCAACAAAGGACTTCAGGGCTTTATTTTCCCTAATCATTACTCTTTTTTGA
- the LOC106754517 gene encoding uncharacterized protein LOC106754517, producing the protein MEYEDRFRQNQRPKYDCLLFDLDDTLYPLSTGIAKACGQNIKDYMVEKLGIEKSKIDDLSNLLYKNYGTTMAGLRAIGYDFDYDEYHSFVHGRLPYENLKPDPVLRNLLLSLPYRKLIFTNSDKVHAVKALSRLGLEDCFEGIICFETLNRIHKNTVSDDEDDIEFVGGSNTTNPTTKKDARISQIFDIITHFSQSNPNTVLPKTPIICKPSEHAIELALKIANLNPQRTLFFEDSVRNIQAGKRVGLHTVLVGKSQRIKGADYALESIHNLREAVPELWEDDIKSEVAYTGNLAVETSVTA; encoded by the exons ATGGAGTACGAGGACCGCTTCAGACAGAACCAGAGACCAAAATATGATTGCCTTCTTTTTG ATTTAGATGATACTTTGTATCCACTAAGCACTGGGATTGCAAAAGCGTGTGGCCAAAATATTAAAG ATTATATGGTGGAAAAGCTTGGCATAGAGAAAAGCAAAATTGATGACTTGTCCAACCTCCTGTACAAGAACTATGGGACAACTATGGCTGGTTTAAGG GCAATTGGATATGACTTTGACTATGATGAATATCACAG TTTTGTTCATGGAAGATTACCTTATGAGAACTTGAAACCAGACCCAGTTCTGAGGAATCTTTTGCTGAGCCTGCCCTATAGGAAACTG ATCTTCACAAACTCAGACAAAGTCCATGCAGTTAAAGCACTCAGCAGGCTTGGATTAGAGGACTGCTTTGAAGGAATCATTTGCTTTGAGACGCTTAATCGCATCCATAAAAACACTGTctctgatgatgaagatgacaTTGAGTTTGTGGGGGGTTCAAACACAACCAATCCAACCACAAAAAAAGATGCCAGAATCTCACAAATCTTTGACATCATTACCCACTTTTCTCAATCCAATCCTAACACAGTTTTGCCTAAGACACCAATTATTTGCAAACCATCAGAACATGCCATTGAATTGGCTCTCAAGATAGCCAACCTTAACCCGCAAAGAACT TTGTTCTTTGAGGACAGTGTCCGCAACATACAAGCTGGAAAACGTGTGGGTCTTCACACTGTGCTG GTTGGAAAATCTCAGAGAATTAAAGGAGCAGATTATGCATTAGAGAGCATCCACAACCTTAGAGAGGCTGTGCCAGAACTATGGGAAGATGACATAAAATCAGAAGTTGCTTACACTGGAAACCTTGCTGTGGAGACATCTGTGACTGCTTAG